The genomic window aaaaccaaataaaaaaataaaaaattttatacacaacataaatatagtacaataaaagatagaaaaaaatttatctaaacaaaaaataataaaaatatcataaaattaataaaaataagaatttatacAACAATATttgtcatatgaataaaaaaatataataaaaataaataaaaaatcatatgaacaaaatcaaataaaaataaaaaaagatttcataaaaaatatacatataaaaaatagtatagtaaatgataaaaaaattcagATGAACTAGGAAGTAGTATgtactcactacaagaaaaagcaatatttgtaacaaaaaaaatttgttacaaaaaatcaaaattttgaaacaaaaggattttgtaacaaaaaagaggttgttgcagtatgtcccgttacaaaaagtttttgtaacaaaaaatggaactgttacaattcaaagtgatattttgtaacaaattttcctGATACAAAAAATCAGAagtcgttacaaaagtggtaacaaattttgatcttcaaagtatttttagtgacaatctattttttcctatcataaaattttgttacaaaatgtaacttgattttgtaacgttttttttttctttagttacaaaagcaaaataattattttgtaacaatttttttaaatacaaattgcatgcataatttattaaattattttttaaattaactaatatattaactattttaataagcaagtctacatttatataatatgaaaaaacatacataattcaaacatgcctcatttagctaaaattgttttaaaacaaaataaccttaatgagtacattgattagttctacaagttatatgtcttgcataagttcaaccaaaaattaaaagttctaacataTATTAGTGTCTTTATGAATCAAAATACTTTTGAGCCCTCAAGGTAGCATGTGGTCACCATTTCagcactcctgtaaataagaaaaatcGAAACAAAAtattagaaacaagatataacactaattattattttttccattaagttttatccaaaatgtttagaaaaattttggcagaatctcctctaaaacttggatatttccaCCGTCTACGGTTCCAACAAAAACAACCAATTCACAACTTATTTCTTAGCCAAtacacaaccaaatttatcaaaccaaataataggacatttgtcatttctcaaccatgacacaagtaaaatgtcataaatagatccatatacaaattaaacTATACTAATAATATAGGAATCATCTAGGAAAATGTATTAAAACCATAAGCAATTTTAGGAGTACCTTTAGGGTCTAGTTTCTTTCATTGTCAAAGCGCACTATGAAAGAGTTCACAACGGCTTGTTAAGCTTCCAATTGAGCTTTCATTTGAGCTAATTCTTCCTCTTTCCGTGTTTGTTTCtcttcaagttttttttttagcACATCTATTTCTTTTAACTTCCATGCAACAATAAAAGGAAAAGGTTAATAATGTTACATCAATTTGTTTAGAAACCAACGAGCTTAGTATCTTTGAACTTGTACAACATTTACTACATAACCTCAATTAGGCCTAAATTTAGTTTGGAGATTTCTAACTTATCTGGTAACAAGTGTGCCTTGGTTGCAACTCAATCGCTGTTCAATTTTAAGAGTTGcaagcattggaagttgatgcataTTTTGCTGAAAATTGATTCTTTCTAGCTTTGatcaacaattttcaaaaatacacaactcccaatccttaactcctaaaattctgaaattttagagCAATAAACCAAgttaatcaaatttcaaaataaaattggtcTCGCTCCAAAACTCAGCTCGGAGGAACCGCAACAAGATAAACAAGTTGTTGCCCTGTTTGAACTCTTCTGCTGTAGGACAGATTTGATTACTCAACTTTAAAAATTTGCCATAAATTGTGTATTTAACGAAAAGACCTAAAATTTTCCAGTCCAGCTCCACTTATTCCATTTTAACCCAGACTTGGTCTCAAGCAATTCCAATCACTACGGaattagttatagcttttcaaaGTTTCTGACTTCATTTAAAAGTAAAGCAGAAAATCAGATTTTATAATTCAACTTTAAGAAGTCATAATTAAGTCTCCAGTTAATACGAAACCTTCAAAATTGAATATTAATAACTATACTTGTTGTAGTTTGCTTAGCTCTTAATCTCATATCATTCCAATCTCTATTAAGTTGCTGgttcactttcaaagttgccgTTTCATTTCAAAACTCAGATTTTCAACAAGTAGTTTAGTGTTTCAAAATTCAACCCCTTTAGTACCTCTCAAAATCAAATCTCAAAGCAATCACCAATCAATTCCATCACCATTACAATATATTTAATAACCTGTTCAATAGTAATCAACCAATACAATCCATCAAATTCAGAATTCACAACAATTATTTGTCAAACAATTCACAATCCACATAATCAATTAAACACTAAATCAACAATTTcaaatcacaatctcaaccattccaatcgcaatttcagccacaattcaacattcacataatcaatcaattactcacatcTATTAAATCTATTTGTAGTTATTCAATAAATcttgtaggcattcttaaattaaaattgtttaaattaaaccccctacctcgatgtcgcaattAAAAGAAAACTCTGATGGTTCAGCAACAACCTTAATTTTTGACATGCAACCCCATAAAATTAACTTTACACATCTATATATCAGAATCCTTAACTGCAGATAACTAGAATAATTACAATACGAGTTTCAGAGCACCGGCAACTTACTATGAAAGGAAGAATGACAGAAGTGGAGCAGCAGCTCTGACGACAATCTCCTACAGCAACAGCACCGTTCCTGGCAGCCAGAAGCTCAGTGACAGCAACTGTAACAACCACACAGCGACAATAATCTTTTCAGATCGCACAAGAACAGTGACCAACCTACAAGAACAGAGACCAAACTAaaaaaaacccttaccggcaacgGGCCTCAGCTATGGCAGCGCCGCTTTCCGGCGACATAGGCTCGGCAACCCACCTCCAACAGTGGCGACGGAGCTTGTGACGATGGCAGCTGGGTTCGACCACAACGGCGACACCATTTGCAATGATGACGGCGACAGGACTTGCGGCTCCTCACGGCGGCGACATGGGCAGCTTCATCCTCTCCCATTTGCGACAACCTCGACCGTGGTGGAAGCTGGTGGCGATGGCAACAGATCCGGCGGCGACAAGAGTCACAATGGCGGCGCGAAACGGCGGTCCTTCCCGCAGCGGCTCTGGGCAAAACGGTGCGCCTTCCTTCTAATCGTGAACCTCCATGGACGGCGGCTCGATGGCGACGTCTTCTTCCTCAGCTCCTTCACGCGGCTCGCTCCCTCTCCCTCAATCGACGCTCTCTCTCCGATCTCCCTTCTCCCTCGGACCCCCCTTTACCTCTCCTTTCTTCCCTGCTTCTGATTTCTccccttcttttctttctttcttcgatGGGTGAGGGACTTTGGGGTGAAGGGCGGCTGTGTGTGTTGTGTTTAGATTAGGTTAGTTTTTAGGAATGGTATAATTAGGATAAAATTAGGTTTAGAGTTAAATTTGAGAATATTTGGGTTAATTAaagtttaataattttaataacatgagggtatagagtattaatttaaaatcttatttaatttcttaaaattatattagaaaaatattatttaattatcgaTTGCTAATTAGCTTTTGATcaagtattctaatttaaaattagagataatataatttattttctgtttataaaaattaaaatattaaattctaaaatcttaattatttaaattaaatcatataaaattcttattcttttacaaccgttaaattgtataatttaaatatagaaaattattcaataattatgagattaagtaaaatttttaattcaattatcaaaacttaatttaattatttttagtaaaataatttataaaaataaaatctttaatgaataaataatttGAACTTAACTCATAatgatattttttcaaaaattctagaTCTTACAATGAACATactaatcacattttataaaatatggTTAAAACCCAAAAtatcaattatttttaaatttaattatatgaccttttattatttttctatcacaactttaattttaatttatataaaataactaattaaaatagaaattgtGCATAACTATTAATTatcttaaacttaaagtatttagaaaaatcaatctaaacatttCTAACAAATTAATCTCTAAGAACTCAATTTAATAAAACAAACCGTAATTCAATCATAATACAAATTTCTTAAATTAAATTGTATAATACTTCtattattgaattttaaattattttgaaaaaaatatatacacacTTTTTTTTACTCTTATAAGTgtttaacattttgaaaaaagaaatttgttataaaatatatttatattttgtgacaaataattaacttgttataaacaatattaaattttgtgacaaattaattttttgttacaaaataattggagtttttgaaacaaaaagttgttttgttacaaaacaattggagtttttgaaacaaaaaaaaatttgttacaaaatattttgaatttttgcaacttgttttttttgttacaaaatattataatatcttgtaacaaaacaccatctcgttacaaaaactaacataatttgtaNACTATATTTATGTTgtgtatacaatttttttttatttagttttatttgtataaattttatttattcactGCAAGAGACACGCCGAATAGAGGCGGCTTTTTTAGGGATTTGCGGCGGTTTTTATCGGCCGCAAACAAAATTCCAGCGGTTCCACAAGCGTCGCTTGTTAGGGGTGGAGatttgattttgcggcggttttgaGAAATCGCTAGCACAATCGCAGGAAATCAGGTTgatgattttgcggcggttttaaaAACCGCCGCTATTTTGGTTAGTTGATTTAAAAAATCTGCAGCGGTTTTACAATCGCCGAAATTTTGTGtggttcttttaaaaaaattgtgaCGGTTTTGAACCACCGCAATTTCATGCATGAGCTTAAAAAAAAACTGACCAACTACAATAGTTTATGCCATTTTTCTTTACTATAACCTAttttttttacatcatatttattaaattttaaatattaacatAGGAAAACACTAAATAAACAATATCATGATTAACAAAGTGTAAGGTTAATCAATTTGAGAAGTGAAATAGCACAAAGAATTTTTAAGTAGAAAATCATTGTTAACAGATGAGCATCAGCCAATTGCATGAGATATTTTTGCAAGCAAGTAATTAACTAGACAAAAAGTTAAAAAAGAACATGTTGATTCTTATCTTGCAACTGTACTGCACTCTACAGTGAAGGATACAGAGAACTATATattaaaacccaaaaaaaaatattcatgtgATTCTGAATTTCCTCACATCACAACAAATTTCACTAAGATTTTTGCAGGGAGTACAATACcttttcatatctttttgatGCTCTTTCATATTTGCCAACCTTGAACAATGcattcccttcttccttcttctttccaGCTGCCTCTATCTTCTCTGGTGTATTCAGATCCCACGATTCCTTTTTCTGcattctatttttattaaattagtgttatttttaatattgtcAGAACCATAAAACATTAGGAACATAAGACAATTCTCTCTCACCTTTACAAAGGAAACCAGCTCAACTTCATAGTACACGTTGGAGTTGGGAGGAACTGTGGCCACTTATAGATTCATAAAGTTATTTGATTTCATGACAAGAGGATCCTTCCTCAACTATTGAATTCACATATATGCACAACTATAAAGGAATCATTACTTAATGTGCAAGAGCATTTTAAACTGAGGGGAAAAAAACAAACAAAGTTTCTCCTTTAATCGCACTTCTCTGTGCCAAATGCCTTTTAGCTTTGATGCTTTCCTGGTACGAAACGCCAGAGGTCAACAGCAATGTCTACCTCTTTCTTCTTATGAAATTTGTACAGTTTCGACAGATCATATCGAAGCTGTCAAAGCAAGGGGGAAAATCAGTTACAGCTTACAAGATGCAGGTCCATAATTATGGCTACTCCATGAATCACTGGAACAAGAAAATATATGAAAGAATCAGGTTGTTTAGGTGACCTAAGTACTTGATATTGGTTCACCATATTTTTTAAGAGAGAACAATTTACACAAAAAATAAGGTCGATTTGgagagaaaaaaaatcaaatattattATGTGACTTAAACATCTAATACATAGTAACCTCCCTCACCTCACATAGAACTTCTACATTGCTAGCGTTGAAATCTCTTAAAGCTGTTCGTTTTACATGCTGCGGTTAGATAAAAATTGAACCCATGGTATCAATAGAAGGTTGGAAAAACGAAGCTATCATTGAGGATAAAATGTGTTAATGCAAAGGGTCAGAAAAAAAATGCTAATGACATCTTTTTGGAATGGGAAGATCAGAGACTTCTTCAATATCCATCTGACAAGGCTCGTAGAACTCAATTACTAATAACAAGACTAGTATTTAGATTCAGAAAATATACCTCTCTTGTGGAACTCTTATGCAATGAATAAACAGCTTGAGAAGCAACCTGACAAAGTAGTAATATTTGCAACATGGTAAATTAAAATACTCatcaattatatatttttgtttatattgaGTAAAATACCTTCAAAGCAACATTGAGAAAGTCCAAATCTGCGCCCTTTTTCCGAGTTCCAAAAGGAGGATTCATGATAACTGTATGAACAATTTGGCCTAGAGTATGGACCAAGAAATCGTATAAACCTGTTAGTTACACTAAATGAAATACTTCAAATAGCATATAATGCCTACAAGTTATACAATGAATACCCTTAAAAATTTTATGTTCCCATATAAATAAGAAGTTAAGAACTAATTCAGCAATGTTGTTTGAACTATTACACTCTCAACTAGAGATTATGGAGACATaacaaaaatcaattttctaTATCCATCTAAGAACAAAATTtcagaaaagaaaggagagaagtGCAGCAAATTGCACCAGGCAACAAGCCTTCAATTCAGACTGTTGTTGCTCCAAAATGCCAATGAAGTGTCAAAATTGACGACGAAAATCATTTTTAGTCCACATAATTAAAAGTGATAAGGGAGTGCTGCAAAACCACAAGAGTTCAAACATAGACTAATTTCTACAAAGAAAACAACTTGGCCCCAAATATCGCCATTCAACAAATGTAAGATTCCATATTTTACTTCTAAACTTGTGTTTCCTGAAATCAACTGGTGGCTTACGACATAGAACTCAATCTTATAAATCCATTAAGATCCGAATCCGATTTTTTTACATTTTCTATGATAAAGGTTATTGTTCAATACATGAACTCATAAAATGGGATGGAATGAACGGAAAGTTACCTCTCCACCTCAAGTCCATGACATTAGACTGAATAAAATCCATATCCACCTGaagttttaattaaataaaaaagaatggTGTATCAATTATTAATAACCAACCTTTaaataattattgaaaaatttCATTTATTGCATCTACAACATATAATAGCATATAATTGACCAACTTTTATTTCATCTTTTTCTATTACAACAATATCCCAAGCTTTATTCATTCAAGACACTTTGCCTTGATGTACAATATTCAAAATACACcaaatcttattatttaattcaAACAAGAGACTTGGATAATGTGAAACCTTTGTAATAATTTAGAATAATATTCGACAGAGACATAAAATACCTCAAGTTCCTCAGCATTAAGAGATGCTATTTCAAGAGATTCTGGATCAATGTCAATGCTGAGAACATGTCTGATCAATGCTAACACAAATCAAGAGAATATTAGATATGTAATACAGGATTGATCTTAGAAAACGAAAATATGTAATGCAGATCAAAAGCTTTACCTTGAACCACAGCTCCATCAAAAGCTAATTTTTAGAAGCTTAGACCATGCTGTTACATTAAACATTATGATTGCTTCGGATTTCTATATGATTCTAAAAACAATAAACACTAAGTAATCAAGACTCAGGGGTTCAAAAATTGGGGGAAAATTAAATCAGAATGTTAAATTGGGGAAAGAAAATTTAGGCAAAGTAAGTCGATCAACGTTGTTCGAACCAAAATTCAGAAGACACAGAGATGAAATTGATGCAAAATTAATTTATCAACAGCCACTCAAATTAAATTGGGGCAAGGGAGAAGAACGAACCAGAGAGAGGGGAGATGGGGCGATCGGCAACGCACAACAGGGCAAGGGCAAGGGGGAAGGCTGCCGACGACGACACCGGGACGGATGGTTGGGGCGACCGCCGACGACGTCACGGACGTGCACAGAGGAAGGAGAAGACTTGGACGACCCCTTTTACTTTACCTTCGCGCGCGGGAGCTACACGGCGGAGGGAGGAGATCGGTGACGGGGAATAACGACGACACGGACGTGGTGGCTGGAATTGACGGAGGAAAGAGTCACGACGGCGGGGGAAGGAGACCAGTGATTGGCGCCTTTGCTCTGCTGGGTTCACGCGAAAAGGGTGAAGGTTAATGGCGCCGTAATATTTTGGTTGGGGGTATTTTAATGAAACAAAGCCCCCTCTCCAAGGTTATTGGCTGCGGTTGGGCCGTAAACAGCCACCAAATCCGATCAATTGGAGCGGAGTCTGATTACGCAACAAGAACCGCAGTAATCAAGTGGATTTGCGGCGTTTTGGAAAAACGCTGGCAATTCTCCGCTGCTAAGTCCCGtctcttttttatatatttttattattttttgtttatataaatttttttctattgtttattgtactatatttatgttgtgtatacaattttttatttttttatttagtttttttcgtataaattttatttacttctataatataatatttattaaatccTCTAAACTCGTTGAAGGATTTACGAACACTCTAACCTTCTTTTTATTACTGAACATTACACCCTCACATGTGTTTTCATCAATTTTTTTTGGTGATGAACTAGCAAAAATACACTCTCAACCATCTCCCCAAAACCCTCAACTCAACTATGGCTCAATATACATTGTTCTCGTTTATTTATAGCCTCTTTTAGCACATAAATCGTTTCATGGTCATGAGCTTTGTGTTTTTAAATGTAAATCATTCCACCCTAATGTGCTTTACCACAGTAACACATAAATCGTGCTAGGACAATGAGCTTTAGGATAAGAAGACGTAATTCATGGTGGTCTAGGACAATTTATATACATTTTGTAACACACAAAGATCTGGGACGATCTATGTGTTTTTGAGCAATGCATTTCATGCATAAATCTTCCGGTAACATAattcatatattatttaaaaCACAAAAGGTTAGgacgatttatatattatataatttaggAGAATTATGTTTTCAAAATCCATTTAAGGGAATCAGGTAATTTGATTCTcgtattaatttatttaaataaaaaagcttaAGGTTTCTGAGTTTCGGTTTTGCAATCAAATTATGGCATCCATCGAAAAATCATATAATTTGGATTTAAGCTTTCATTTCCCATAATGAACGCTCAGATCCTTGCTCTTAGCTACTCCAAATTTGGGGACTACAACATAGTCAAGAATAAGATTCTCTCCTTAAAAGAAACTgccaaaataaaaataaccactaaatttttttgaatttgaaccTAAATTGTTTCTTCCAAAAGCTTAAGTAATTCAACTAAAAATATACAAATGATTCTATATCCAATACTTACATCAAATTTGTTCATCTCTACAAACATCTCTAGCAAGAGTAGTTTTTCCTAAGCCACCAATTTCAAAAATTCCGACAACCCAGAATCAAACAAGGAAAAAGAGCGCCTAAGAGAGGAAATTAAAGGAGAATCGCGCCGCGCCGGAGACAGAGGAATGAGATTCGCGTCacgtcagagagagagagagagggggagggaGAATCGGATGTTCATctttgaatttggatcctctaaattttgaatttttactttagagagtaaaaaTTGATCTCTCACCCTTGAATGGTTAATCGGATGTTCATctttgaatttggatcctctaactTTAGAATTTTTACTTTAGAGAATAAAATTTGATCTCTCACCCTTGAAtgatttctctttcatattttctcttgtctcacctataaaataaatagtgagagatcacacttctccctctaaagtaaaattcaaaatttagaagatctAAATTACATCATCTTTCTAACTTTTCTATATttacaagaatttaattttaaagtATTAATAATGATTTTACATAattttctaattatatttttttcgaTAATTATTTACctaatcaaaataaaaagtaattatttttattaatatattattaatgCATATTTTACAAAAAtcgtttattaaaattaaattctttttacAAGAGAATATTGACCGTGGAACACAGTAATTAGTCCCTAGCTGGACTGCTGGAGTTTGTAACATGGATAAAATACCCAAAGAAACAGTGAATTTGAGGTATTGGATAAACAACAAAGTTACAAATCACAACTCACATGTGATTGTGTCGTCGATTTTGATTCGGAGGGCGATAACTCCCACACTCTACTCTCTACACTCTACTTCGGTCTCTCCGCCCCCCAAGAAAAAGATACTCTTCTCNNNNNNNNNNNNNNNNNNNNNNNNNNNNNNNNNNNNNNNNNNNNNNNNNNNNNNNNNNNNNNNNNNNNNNNNNNNNNNNNNNNNNNNNNNNNNNNNNNNNNNNNNNNNNNNNNNNNNNNNNNNNNNNNNNNNNNNNNNNNNNNNNNNNCCCACCTCTCCCTCCTCCCCCGCCGCTCTCCCCACCTCCAATTCTCCCTCCGCGCCTCCTCCGACCCCTCCGTCATCGTCTCCGACAGCAATGGCGTCGCAATGTCCCCCTCATCCGGCACCTCCGATCTGAGCTCGATCGAGGGGGACGCCGTGACGGAGGCAGAGCTCCGGGAGAACGGGTTCCGAAGCACGCGGAGGACGAAGATAGTGTGCACCATTGGGCCCGCGACGTGCGGTTTCTCGGAGCTTGAGGCTCTGGCGGTTGGGGGAATGAACGTGGCGAGGATCAACATGTGCCACGGCACGAGGGAGTGGCACAAGGGGGTCATCGATCGCGTCAGGAGGCTCAACCACGAGAAAGGCTTCGCCGTCGCCATCATGATGGACACTGAAGGCAGCGAGATTCACATGGGTGATCTTGGTGGTGCTTCCTCTGCTAAAGCTGAGGTATATATCTTTATATCTTTTGCATGGTTCTACTTCTGTTAGCGAGTTCTTActtaaaaaacaaaaagaatgaTTTTTTTGTTACCTATatgttattttattcttttgatTAATCACAATTGTGGGTTACATTTTACTCCCCCATGTCCAAAGGAAACTCCCCCTTTGTATTAGGAAGGAATTTAAATCCTAAAGAAAATGATTTCTATACTGAAAGATCGCTTTcctcaaaaggaaaaaaaaatgtttttttaacttttgaatgGAAGTTGATATGAATAATTTATCTGGAAAGCGATATCTTTTTGGAAAGAGTTTCAAAATGATTCATATGAGCATGTTTTCTGCCTCTATATGTAAACTCTGCATAGTATGGGTGCAAATTATACTGATTATCTTTGCATTCCTGTGTGCAAAAATTGATAGAATGTTAAAAGGTCAATTGTTTCAAAAAATCATTGTTCTTCtggaatttattttattataattattagtttttttagTTTGAAGATATCACTTTTTAATCAACTTAGTCTTAAAGAAAGTACCCTTAATCTCTTTGACTGCTTTTCTGGACAATTGTTGGAAGCTTTTCTCGAGCTATTTTGCagtattattaaataattatcatATTTTACTTCCACAATGGGTTGGTCTTGCTGGTAAATAACCTTCATTCAAAATACAAAGTTAAATCCAAGAGAAACATCTTTTGTTGCGAGATTACATGAGGCTCATGTTCTTCTTGTTGAAAGAATATTAGTCATGTAGACAATTTATCAACATTACAATGTGTGTATAAATTACTTAGTCAGAGAAGTAATGCCATATAAATTACTCGTCTGTCTTGTAAAGTTTCAGGTTAATACTTTTTTTCTCAACATTACAATGTGTGTAATTTGTGCAGCTTTGATTAATACAAACTTAAACAGTTTCATAAACCTTGTTGTTTATGGATCTACTTCAAATGATGAGTTGTTGTCATGTGCTTTGAATATTCTCTTGCAGGATGGTGAGGTATGGACTTTCAGTGTAAGAGCCTTTAATTCAACTCTTCCGGAACACACCATCAATGTGAACTACGATGGTTTTGCTGAAGGTTAATATTTCTGAATAAACTCTATACATTTAGTTTCTTTTGAGGAATTGTGTTTCTGGTTTTATTTGTCAACTGCTGCTGAAGTTGTTAGTTCATTCCTTCTAAAATATGATCTACCAGATGTTAGAGTGGGCGATGAACTTGTAGTTGATGGAGGAATGGTTAGGTTTGAGGTGATTGAAAAGATAGGCCCAGATGTCAAGTGCCTTTGTACAGATCCTGGGCTGTTGCTGCCAAGAGCCAATTTGACATTCTGGAGGAATGGCAGTCTAGTACGTGAAAGGAATGCCATGCTACCAACAATTTCTTCAAAGGTTCTCAATTCTTTAGCCTTCTCACATTGGTTGTTTTACTTATTTGCTTGGTTTTAATCGGAATGATGGAAAAACACATGGTTCATGGAATAAGAACACTTATATTATTCACATTCACAGTTGGAAGCAATAAGTGGATATAGGCCTGTCGAAGTTTTGCAACTATTACTTTAGGAAGACCATACAAAATTTTGATGTTTGTTTGGCTAATTGACCCAGACAATAAAAGTCTTCAAATTGTTTGCTGACTCTTTAATTTATAAAAGGGTTCAAATTCTAATCTTGTTAGTGATATAGTTCTTTTCCTTTGATCTGTTCCATAAAATGGACATCAATTCCACTCCTTGAACGCTTCAGCTCTTGCCTGGATAACATTCTTATTGGTATCTTCTGAGCTACTTGCCACATGTATAATTTTCAGCAgtttacaagaatgaaatacttTGAGCGCTAAAGTAATCTTGTTATAACCTTCTCCTAAGAAATTTTTGTTGATACCACTGTGATTCTTTAATATAGTTATGCTTGTCTTTTTGCATATGTGAGTAGCATTAATTTTCATTAAGTAGCTAGAATTTGTTCCCTTGTCTTGACTGATATATGAAGTTATGAATCATCCAGTTCTTATTCCTGCACTACTTTTCTTCCCATTTTTTTTCCTTAGTGCAAAAATTTATTCTGGAGCATTTGAAAATATATTACAATTTGGTTGTGATGATTATAAGTTTATTGATAAGTCAGTTTCTTTTTCTATAGGGGGTTTTCAAAATCGATTATTTccttaaaattaatcaaattcaaCTGCTCCACAAGATCAAATTGACTAGTGAATGCTACATGGCACTACTATTCCCCATATAATATAAGCCTTGAAGGAAACATCTTCACTGTGGTTAGGTTCATATCTATTCAAGTTAATTAGAAAGTGGTGCTTAAGGTCATAGTAACT from Arachis ipaensis cultivar K30076 chromosome B09, Araip1.1, whole genome shotgun sequence includes these protein-coding regions:
- the LOC107615735 gene encoding methyltransferase-like protein 5; the encoded protein is FVLALIRHVLSIDIDPESLEIASLNAEELEVDMDFIQSNVMDLRWRGQIVHTVIMNPPFGTRKKGADLDFLNVALKVASQAVYSLHKSSTREHVKRTALRDFNASNVEVLCELRYDLSKLYKFHKKKEVDIAVDLWRFVPGKHQS